TTGGCAGATGATATAAGGCTAAAAATATTAAAGCTACTGTATGATTACAATGAGCTTTGTGTGTGCCAGCTTCAACCGGTTTTAAATATATCTCAACCAAATCTTTCCTTTCATCTTAGAATTTTGCGAGATAGCAATTTAGTTAATCTCAAAAAAGAAGGTAAATGGAGTTATTACTCTCTAAATAAAGAAA
The Venenivibrio stagnispumantis DNA segment above includes these coding regions:
- a CDS encoding ArsR/SmtB family transcription factor; the encoded protein is MELQELRAVYYALADDIRLKILKLLYDYNELCVCQLQPVLNISQPNLSFHLRILRDSNLVNLKKEGKWSYYSLNKENEILKANLDFIKNLKIQENLDLNACQIEFKK